One window from the genome of Serinibacter salmoneus encodes:
- a CDS encoding alpha-galactosidase — translation MTTATPPTEAPLTAASTRTLAMRAAGVGLVLDLSERHLPAIVHWGADLGPLTAADAATLAATQVNPTGLNQVDEPVRLALLPEAHAGWPGRPGLAGSRAGRAFSPRFTVTETLLDGAAWRSEHADVGAAHLRVEARDERNHLALTLEIELLSDGALRTRARVTNTAADTSTDSASGDYHLDALALALPVPREASEILDFAGRWARERTPQRSPFGVGTHLRENRRGRTGADSAYLLHAGTPGFDFATGEVWAVHTAWSGNHVHYAEHLFSGERVLGGGELLLPGEVVLAPSQSYTSPWLYGSYGGGLDAVAHRFHRYLRSRPQHPATPRPVTLNVWEAVYFDHSLQPLLDLADLAAQIGVERYVLDDGWFGARRDDTAGLGDWVVSAEVWPDGLTPLIEHVTGLGMQFGLWFEPEMVNLDSDIARAHPEWIMTADPDRLPVASRHQQVLNLTIPECYAHIRDAMVAVLEANDIAYLKWDHNRDLVEAGTAATGRPAVHEQTRAFYRLVDELKERFPGLEIESCASGGARIDLGVLERTDRVWTSDCIDPLERQLMHRWTSSLIPPELMGAHIASGVSHTTGRWHTLGFRAATAMFGHLGIEWDLRAASAQELAELTAWIAFHRAHRDLLHGGDLVRLDTGEETLIGQGVVAPDRTRALYSLASVAGAVTSMPGRVRLAGLDPARRYRVRPVLPAGEAVGVLPPPWWGIGSGGFGALGAMTAEQIAAAPGVELSGAALGSVGVVHAPGIPETAVLYEAVAVD, via the coding sequence ATGACCACTGCGACGCCCCCCACCGAGGCGCCCCTCACCGCGGCGTCGACCCGCACCCTCGCCATGCGCGCCGCCGGCGTGGGCCTGGTGCTGGACCTGAGCGAGCGCCATCTGCCCGCGATCGTGCACTGGGGCGCCGACCTCGGCCCCCTCACCGCCGCCGACGCCGCCACCCTCGCCGCCACCCAGGTGAACCCGACCGGCCTCAATCAGGTGGACGAGCCGGTGCGCCTCGCGCTGCTGCCCGAGGCGCACGCCGGGTGGCCCGGCCGCCCCGGCCTCGCCGGCTCGCGGGCGGGCCGGGCCTTCTCGCCCCGGTTCACGGTCACCGAGACCCTCCTCGACGGCGCAGCCTGGCGGAGCGAACACGCCGACGTGGGTGCGGCGCACCTGCGGGTGGAGGCGCGGGACGAGCGCAACCATCTCGCCCTGACGCTCGAGATCGAACTGCTGAGCGACGGTGCACTGCGCACCCGTGCGCGGGTCACCAACACGGCCGCCGACACGAGCACCGACTCGGCCAGCGGGGACTACCACCTGGACGCCCTCGCTCTGGCCCTCCCCGTGCCGCGGGAGGCGAGCGAGATCCTCGACTTCGCCGGACGCTGGGCCCGCGAGCGCACCCCGCAGCGCTCCCCCTTCGGCGTCGGCACGCACCTGCGGGAGAACCGCCGCGGTCGCACCGGCGCGGACTCCGCCTACCTGCTGCACGCCGGCACACCCGGATTCGACTTCGCCACGGGTGAGGTCTGGGCCGTGCACACCGCGTGGAGCGGGAACCACGTGCACTACGCCGAGCACCTCTTCTCCGGGGAGCGGGTGCTGGGCGGTGGCGAACTGCTGCTGCCGGGCGAGGTGGTGCTCGCGCCGTCGCAGTCCTACACCTCCCCCTGGCTGTACGGCTCCTACGGCGGAGGGCTGGACGCCGTCGCCCACCGCTTCCACCGCTACCTGCGCTCCCGGCCGCAGCACCCGGCCACGCCCCGACCGGTCACGCTGAACGTGTGGGAGGCGGTGTACTTCGACCACTCGCTGCAGCCGCTGCTGGACCTCGCGGACCTCGCCGCACAGATCGGGGTGGAGCGCTACGTGCTGGACGACGGCTGGTTCGGCGCCCGCCGCGACGACACCGCCGGACTGGGCGACTGGGTGGTCTCCGCCGAGGTGTGGCCGGACGGACTGACCCCACTGATCGAGCACGTCACGGGCCTGGGCATGCAGTTCGGGCTCTGGTTCGAACCGGAGATGGTCAACCTGGACTCCGACATCGCGCGGGCGCACCCGGAGTGGATCATGACCGCCGACCCCGACCGGCTCCCGGTCGCCAGCCGGCACCAGCAGGTGCTGAACCTGACGATCCCGGAGTGCTACGCCCACATCCGCGACGCGATGGTGGCCGTACTCGAGGCCAACGACATCGCCTACCTCAAGTGGGACCACAACCGCGACCTCGTGGAGGCCGGGACCGCCGCGACCGGTCGGCCCGCGGTGCACGAGCAGACCCGGGCGTTCTACCGGCTGGTGGACGAGCTCAAGGAGCGCTTCCCCGGGCTGGAGATCGAGTCCTGCGCCTCCGGTGGCGCCCGCATCGACCTGGGGGTGCTGGAGCGCACCGACCGGGTGTGGACCTCGGACTGCATCGACCCGCTGGAACGCCAGCTCATGCACCGCTGGACCTCCTCGCTGATCCCGCCGGAACTCATGGGGGCACACATCGCCTCCGGGGTCTCCCACACCACCGGGCGCTGGCACACCCTGGGGTTCCGGGCGGCCACCGCGATGTTCGGGCACCTGGGGATCGAGTGGGACCTGCGCGCCGCCTCCGCCCAGGAACTGGCGGAGCTGACGGCGTGGATCGCCTTCCACCGCGCGCACCGGGACCTGCTGCACGGCGGCGACCTGGTGCGGCTGGACACCGGCGAGGAGACCCTGATCGGGCAGGGCGTGGTGGCACCGGATCGCACCCGTGCGCTGTACAGCCTCGCGAGCGTGGCGGGCGCCGTGACGAGCATGCCGGGGCGGGTGCGGCTTGCGGGGCTGGACCCGGCGCGGCGCTACCGGGTGCGGCCGGTGTTGCCGGCCGGTGAGGCGGTGGGGGTGCTGCCGCCGCCGTGGTGGGGCATCGGCTCCGGCGGCTTCGGGGCGCTCGGCGCCATGACCGCCGAGCAGATCGCGGCCGCCCCCGGCGTGGAGCTGAGCGGCGCGGCGCTGGGGAGCGTGGGCGTGGTGCACGCCCCGGGGATTCCCGAGACGGCGGTGCTGTACGAGGCGGTGGCCGTGGACTGA
- a CDS encoding response regulator has product MSDAPPRDWRTVVVDDDPDIRHLMELAAQRAGTTVIATAEDGPGALATILEHAPDLVLLDVSLPGMSGLEVLYHLVSALGGSTAPRPRVVVVSASVGPIDRERTTAAGADAFVPKPFRVRDLASTLAGHIAAWR; this is encoded by the coding sequence ATGAGCGACGCACCACCCAGAGACTGGCGCACCGTCGTGGTGGACGACGACCCCGACATCCGCCACCTCATGGAGCTCGCCGCACAGCGCGCAGGCACCACGGTGATCGCTACCGCCGAGGACGGCCCGGGCGCCCTGGCCACGATCCTGGAGCACGCCCCCGATCTGGTGCTGCTCGACGTCTCCCTGCCCGGCATGTCCGGCCTCGAGGTGCTGTATCACCTCGTCTCCGCGTTGGGGGGAAGCACCGCACCACGCCCGCGCGTGGTGGTGGTCTCCGCGAGCGTGGGCCCGATCGACCGGGAACGCACCACCGCCGCGGGGGCGGATGCGTTCGTACCGAAGCCGTTCCGGGTCCGGGACCTCGCCAGCACCCTCGCCGGCCACATCGCGGCCTGGAGATGA
- a CDS encoding sensor histidine kinase, which yields MTASPSAGSTGSTGSTGSTGSRTGRAVSTLLSIGTTPRRRQLSVTATMALALLLAWALPGNPIEEPGLVIAAGAVIAVPTVLALTMDWDRHDDAVEAVLPLLTLAAFALLRAGTGGVSSVFGAIVLLPVFWIASLSGRRWLWLVVVGIAVVVGLPYALGVDTFSAASLTRVLFTPAMYVLLAASVNALSNQLRSYGQEMAEQASFTTGVLDSMVHVALIVTDARGGVVLLGPGARTMLGLPAQPGPCDPRLVTEIIAVDTASQPPEMGPEPRALLARIDGTHDVTTGLRLLPRGGPPLPIHLSSTAQRDSSGRVIGHILLATDMSDQVKLDRMKDEFIGTVSHELRTPLSSILGYLELLGEEDEPLTPTQRRYLEVAERNAQRLLALVGDLLFVAQVDADRIPLNVEDVDLVRVVRAAAQSAQPAAVRTGVHLVVEAPDTLPFHGDPRRLGQVCDNLLANALKFTPTGGTVTLILRRDGVDPAAAPEDTGPARAAPPSDAVVLEVTDTGIGIPAEELDHLFTRFFRGSTATARAIKGVGLGLHITRAIVLAHGGALGARSQVGIGTTFTVTLPIGGAEPAPDADATPVPRIPHESVATS from the coding sequence ATGACCGCCTCCCCCAGCGCCGGCTCAACCGGCTCAACGGGCTCGACGGGCTCCACCGGCTCCCGCACCGGCCGTGCCGTCTCCACCCTGCTCTCCATCGGTACCACCCCGCGCCGGCGCCAACTCTCGGTCACGGCCACGATGGCCCTCGCTCTGCTGCTGGCGTGGGCGCTCCCCGGCAATCCGATCGAGGAACCGGGCCTCGTGATCGCGGCCGGTGCCGTCATCGCGGTGCCGACGGTGCTCGCACTGACCATGGACTGGGATCGTCACGACGACGCCGTGGAGGCCGTGCTGCCGCTGCTCACCCTCGCGGCCTTCGCCCTGCTGCGGGCCGGCACCGGTGGCGTGAGCTCGGTGTTCGGAGCGATCGTGCTGCTCCCGGTGTTCTGGATCGCCTCGCTCTCGGGCCGCCGCTGGCTCTGGCTCGTGGTGGTCGGAATCGCCGTGGTGGTGGGGCTGCCCTACGCGCTCGGCGTGGACACCTTCTCTGCGGCCAGCCTCACCCGCGTGCTGTTCACCCCAGCGATGTACGTGCTGCTCGCAGCCAGCGTGAACGCCCTGTCCAACCAGCTGCGCAGCTACGGGCAGGAGATGGCCGAACAGGCGAGCTTCACCACCGGGGTGCTGGACTCCATGGTGCACGTCGCCCTGATCGTGACCGACGCCCGAGGCGGCGTGGTGCTCCTGGGCCCGGGTGCCCGCACCATGCTCGGGCTCCCCGCGCAGCCCGGGCCCTGCGATCCGCGGCTGGTCACGGAGATCATCGCGGTCGACACCGCCTCCCAGCCCCCGGAGATGGGGCCCGAGCCCCGGGCGCTGCTCGCCCGGATCGACGGCACGCACGACGTCACCACCGGCCTGCGCCTGCTGCCCCGCGGCGGTCCTCCCCTGCCGATCCACCTCTCCAGCACGGCGCAGCGGGACTCCTCGGGGCGCGTCATCGGGCACATCCTGCTCGCCACCGACATGAGCGACCAGGTCAAGCTCGACCGGATGAAGGACGAGTTCATCGGCACGGTCTCCCACGAGCTGCGCACCCCGCTCTCCTCGATCCTGGGCTACCTCGAACTGCTCGGGGAGGAGGACGAGCCCCTCACCCCCACCCAACGTCGCTACCTGGAGGTCGCCGAACGCAACGCGCAGCGGCTGCTCGCCCTCGTGGGAGACCTGCTCTTCGTGGCGCAGGTGGACGCCGACCGGATCCCGCTGAACGTCGAGGACGTGGACCTGGTCCGGGTGGTGCGTGCCGCCGCGCAGTCCGCGCAACCCGCCGCTGTGCGCACCGGTGTGCACCTGGTGGTCGAGGCGCCCGACACCCTCCCCTTCCACGGCGACCCCCGCCGACTGGGTCAGGTGTGCGACAACCTGCTCGCCAACGCGCTGAAGTTCACCCCGACGGGTGGCACGGTCACCCTCATCCTGCGTCGCGACGGCGTCGACCCCGCGGCGGCCCCGGAGGACACAGGGCCCGCACGGGCCGCACCTCCGAGCGACGCCGTCGTGCTCGAGGTCACCGACACCGGGATCGGGATCCCCGCCGAGGAACTCGACCACCTCTTCACCCGGTTCTTCCGTGGCTCCACCGCCACCGCCCGCGCCATCAAGGGCGTCGGGCTCGGCCTGCACATCACCCGCGCCATCGTGCTGGCACACGGCGGTGCCCTGGGCGCCCGCTCGCAGGTCGGCATCGGGACGACCTTCACGGTCACGCTGCCCATCGGCGGCGCCGAGCCTGCCCCCGACGCCGATGCCACCCCCGTTCCCCGCATCCCTCACGAGAGCGTGGCCACCTCATGA
- a CDS encoding response regulator: MTAPDPPHRVLVVEDDADIADYLAIVLERRGFEVATRHDGAAGLAAARELRPEVLVTDVEMPGMNGLDLAEAARREDPTIAVVVITAHASVDYAVRALRGRADEFLTKPITSQALLHAVAPLAARARGERARRSARTVLAIGAHPDDVEIAVGGTLAAHADAGDPVVILTLSRGARGGGTTNRQNEAMAAAERLGARLFLEDLPDTTIPPADPTVGIIERVVAEVRPAIVYTHSGRDRHQDHRAVASASLVATRRVDTVACFQTPSATVDFAPSRFVTIDRYIDAKLHLIAAFASQTAIRDYLEPDFVRATARYWSRFGTGRYAEPLEIVRDASGVGVPDGAAHLTAPVTTAELTRES, translated from the coding sequence ATGACCGCACCCGACCCCCCGCACCGCGTGCTCGTGGTGGAGGACGACGCCGATATCGCCGACTACCTCGCGATCGTGCTGGAGCGCCGAGGGTTCGAGGTGGCCACTCGCCACGACGGCGCCGCCGGACTGGCCGCCGCGCGCGAACTGCGCCCCGAGGTGCTGGTGACCGACGTGGAGATGCCCGGCATGAACGGACTCGACCTCGCCGAGGCGGCCCGGCGGGAGGACCCCACCATCGCGGTGGTCGTGATCACCGCGCACGCCTCGGTCGACTACGCCGTGCGGGCTCTGCGGGGCCGGGCCGATGAGTTCCTCACCAAACCGATCACCTCCCAGGCACTGCTGCACGCCGTCGCCCCGCTCGCTGCCCGGGCGCGCGGTGAGCGTGCACGGCGCAGCGCCCGCACCGTCCTGGCGATCGGCGCCCATCCCGACGACGTCGAGATCGCGGTCGGTGGCACGCTGGCCGCGCACGCCGACGCCGGCGACCCCGTGGTGATCCTCACCCTCTCCCGTGGCGCCCGCGGCGGCGGCACCACGAACCGGCAGAACGAGGCGATGGCCGCGGCAGAACGACTCGGCGCGCGACTCTTCCTGGAGGACCTCCCCGACACGACGATCCCCCCGGCCGACCCCACGGTGGGGATCATCGAGCGGGTGGTGGCCGAGGTGCGCCCCGCCATCGTCTACACCCACTCCGGTCGCGACCGTCATCAGGACCACCGCGCCGTCGCCTCCGCCAGCCTCGTGGCCACCCGGCGGGTCGACACGGTCGCCTGCTTCCAGACCCCCTCAGCCACCGTGGACTTCGCGCCCTCCCGGTTCGTGACGATCGACCGGTACATCGACGCGAAGCTCCACCTCATCGCGGCATTCGCGTCCCAGACCGCCATCCGCGACTACCTCGAACCGGACTTCGTGCGCGCCACCGCCCGGTACTGGTCCCGGTTCGGCACGGGCCGCTACGCCGAACCGCTGGAGATCGTGCGGGATGCCTCCGGGGTGGGCGTGCCCGACGGCGCAGCGCACCTGACCGCGCCGGTCACCACCGCAGAACTGACCAGGGAGTCCTGA
- a CDS encoding ATP-grasp domain-containing protein, whose product MPARVLVTGAGGPAGVAVIRSLLRREAQEGDIEVFAADMDGWASGLYLVAADRRLLVPPGASPAFVPTVRQRVADLGIAVVISTVDVELLPLARERDSLGAELAAPSLAALETCLDKWRLVQACRTAGAAVPRTMVLEPAAISADWDYPVIVKPRSGAGSRGVRLVANPADLAAIGSDSTLIVQENLPGEEYSVDTVIGPTGVIAAVPRLRARVDSGVAIAGRTVADPELVEVAAACARAAGLLGVVNVQLRRRASGRPALLEINPRFSGAMPLTIASGVDMPSLAVDIALGLPLPERVPFAEVAAVRFLEDVVVPVEEIEALT is encoded by the coding sequence ATGCCTGCACGTGTTCTCGTGACCGGGGCCGGTGGGCCCGCCGGGGTCGCCGTCATTCGCTCCCTGCTGCGCCGGGAGGCGCAGGAGGGCGACATCGAGGTGTTCGCGGCCGATATGGACGGCTGGGCGAGCGGCCTCTACCTCGTGGCCGCGGACCGACGCCTGCTCGTGCCGCCGGGCGCCTCCCCCGCGTTCGTGCCGACCGTGCGGCAACGGGTGGCCGACCTCGGGATCGCGGTGGTGATCTCCACCGTGGACGTCGAACTCCTGCCCCTGGCACGTGAGCGTGACAGCCTCGGCGCGGAACTCGCCGCACCGTCGCTCGCCGCGCTGGAGACGTGCCTGGACAAGTGGCGCCTGGTCCAGGCATGCCGGACCGCCGGCGCCGCGGTACCCCGCACCATGGTGCTGGAACCCGCCGCGATCAGCGCCGACTGGGACTACCCGGTGATCGTCAAGCCGCGCTCGGGCGCGGGCTCGCGCGGCGTGCGGCTGGTCGCCAACCCGGCCGATCTCGCGGCGATCGGCTCCGACTCCACGCTGATCGTGCAGGAGAACCTGCCCGGCGAGGAGTACTCCGTGGACACCGTGATCGGGCCCACCGGCGTGATCGCCGCGGTGCCGCGCCTGAGGGCCCGGGTGGACTCCGGCGTGGCGATCGCCGGGCGCACCGTGGCCGACCCCGAGTTGGTGGAGGTGGCCGCCGCCTGCGCCCGCGCCGCCGGGCTGCTCGGCGTGGTCAACGTCCAACTGCGGCGCCGCGCCTCCGGCCGACCGGCCCTGCTCGAGATCAACCCCCGGTTCTCAGGGGCGATGCCGCTCACGATCGCCTCCGGCGTGGACATGCCCTCCCTCGCGGTGGACATAGCCCTGGGACTGCCGCTGCCGGAGCGGGTGCCGTTCGCGGAGGTCGCGGCGGTGCGGTTCCTGGAGGACGTGGTGGTGCCGGTCGAGGAGATCGAGGCACTCACGTGA
- a CDS encoding PHP domain-containing protein — MSTAPGGWQAELLTGDFHVHTDVSDDAHSPLADCLAAAIARGLRVVRITDHVRVDSTWLPRRAALLAAAAQSGIASELQVLPGFETKLLDVVGHLDAPPHLLLTAPQHLVIADHQVPTPTGPWSPRHTREAMAAGLPPATVLAWLIGSYLAVMHRHPGAQLAHPFSILPKIGLAESDLTAQQVADWAGTAARTGTTIEVNEKWGCPAPSTIAAARRAGARLVASSDAHEAGDVGRYARVPALLAEAADA; from the coding sequence GTGAGCACCGCACCGGGCGGGTGGCAGGCGGAGTTGCTCACCGGGGACTTCCACGTGCACACCGACGTCTCCGACGACGCCCACTCGCCCCTGGCGGACTGCCTCGCGGCCGCGATCGCCCGGGGCCTGCGGGTGGTGCGGATCACCGACCACGTGCGGGTGGACTCCACCTGGCTGCCGCGCCGCGCCGCGCTGCTGGCGGCGGCCGCCCAGAGCGGCATCGCATCCGAACTCCAGGTGCTGCCGGGGTTCGAGACGAAGCTGCTCGACGTCGTCGGGCACCTCGACGCCCCACCCCACCTCCTGCTCACCGCGCCGCAGCACCTGGTGATCGCCGATCATCAGGTGCCGACCCCCACCGGCCCGTGGAGCCCGCGGCACACCCGGGAGGCCATGGCGGCCGGGCTGCCGCCCGCCACGGTGCTGGCGTGGCTGATCGGGTCCTACCTCGCCGTCATGCACCGCCACCCCGGCGCTCAGCTCGCGCACCCGTTCTCGATCCTGCCGAAGATCGGCCTGGCCGAGTCCGACCTCACCGCGCAGCAGGTGGCCGACTGGGCCGGCACCGCTGCCCGGACCGGCACCACGATCGAAGTGAACGAGAAGTGGGGGTGCCCTGCGCCGTCGACCATCGCGGCAGCGCGGCGCGCAGGAGCGAGGCTCGTGGCCTCCTCCGATGCGCACGAGGCCGGCGACGTCGGGCGCTACGCGCGGGTGCCGGCGCTGCTGGCCGAGGCCGCCGATGCGTGA
- a CDS encoding glycosyltransferase, which yields MREALEIVLVAFVVIGAVPAVTMGLQFLLVPVHAWRNHYGAAGVALPRVAVVIPAWNEGAVIGASIERLLALDYPRESLRLYVVDDASTDDTPAVVLDWAARHPGRVIHLRREKGGQGKAHTLNHGLVHVLGEPWAQAVLIMDADVIYAPDSLRRMARHLADPQVGAVTAYIREGTRRTAYLNRFVGVEYVLAQLAARRAQNVLGAMACLAGGAQLHARANLEALGGRIDTATLAEDTVTTLLTQIDGRRVVFEPHAVVLAEEPRAIDALWKQRLRWARGNVQVTRRFRRIWFRPRWWGSGEAADGAAGDGGRHRLGSLTFGAIWFSVLLLPVFMVLASVGLVGLYLLESSLLWRAFQWLWISIGLIYLYSMLIGVQLDGPVTRRGWREVILFPGAIAMVVMLSAFFPGLFDERVPALFGLHLTATGERIWVLFTFVWISACMLGAWLCRVVDRALRRSGEGSRGDGVANWLSPVLVGLVGYGPILCAITLDSYVKEARGAAMVWDKTEKTGRVLS from the coding sequence ATGCGTGAGGCCCTCGAGATCGTACTGGTGGCGTTCGTGGTGATCGGGGCCGTCCCGGCCGTGACGATGGGGCTCCAGTTCCTCCTCGTGCCCGTGCACGCCTGGCGCAACCACTACGGGGCGGCCGGTGTGGCCCTGCCGCGCGTCGCCGTCGTGATCCCCGCCTGGAACGAGGGCGCGGTGATCGGGGCCTCGATCGAGCGGCTGCTCGCCCTGGACTACCCGCGCGAGTCGCTGCGACTGTACGTGGTGGACGACGCCTCCACCGACGACACCCCGGCGGTGGTGCTCGACTGGGCCGCGCGCCACCCCGGCCGGGTGATCCACCTGCGACGGGAGAAGGGCGGACAGGGCAAGGCGCACACGCTCAACCACGGGCTCGTGCACGTGCTCGGTGAGCCGTGGGCGCAGGCGGTGCTGATCATGGACGCCGACGTGATCTACGCCCCGGACTCCCTGCGGCGCATGGCGCGGCACCTCGCCGATCCGCAGGTGGGCGCCGTGACGGCCTACATCCGCGAGGGGACGCGCCGCACCGCGTACCTGAACCGGTTCGTGGGCGTGGAGTACGTGCTCGCCCAGCTCGCCGCACGCCGGGCGCAGAACGTGCTCGGGGCCATGGCCTGCCTGGCCGGCGGGGCGCAGCTGCACGCCCGGGCGAACCTGGAGGCGCTCGGCGGACGCATCGACACCGCCACGCTCGCCGAGGACACGGTGACCACGCTGCTCACGCAGATCGACGGGCGACGCGTGGTGTTCGAGCCACACGCCGTGGTGCTGGCGGAGGAGCCCCGGGCGATCGACGCGCTGTGGAAGCAGCGACTGCGGTGGGCGCGTGGGAACGTGCAGGTGACCCGGCGGTTCCGGCGGATCTGGTTCCGGCCGCGGTGGTGGGGGTCCGGTGAGGCGGCAGATGGCGCGGCGGGCGACGGCGGGCGGCACCGTCTCGGGTCGCTCACCTTCGGCGCGATCTGGTTCTCCGTGCTCCTGCTGCCGGTGTTCATGGTGCTCGCCTCGGTGGGGCTCGTGGGCCTGTACCTGCTGGAGTCCTCGCTGCTGTGGCGGGCGTTCCAGTGGCTGTGGATCTCGATCGGGCTGATCTACCTGTACTCGATGCTCATCGGGGTGCAGTTGGACGGGCCGGTCACTCGGCGCGGGTGGCGCGAGGTGATCCTGTTCCCCGGGGCGATTGCGATGGTGGTGATGCTCTCGGCATTCTTCCCCGGGCTCTTCGACGAGCGGGTGCCGGCGCTGTTCGGCCTGCACCTGACGGCTACGGGCGAGCGGATCTGGGTGCTGTTCACCTTCGTGTGGATCTCGGCGTGCATGCTCGGGGCGTGGTTGTGCCGGGTGGTGGACCGGGCCCTGCGGCGCAGCGGCGAGGGCTCGCGCGGGGACGGCGTGGCGAACTGGCTCTCCCCCGTGCTGGTGGGCCTCGTGGGGTACGGGCCGATCCTGTGCGCGATCACCCTGGACTCCTACGTGAAGGAGGCCCGGGGCGCGGCGATGGTGTGGGACAAGACGGAGAAGACGGGACGGGTGCTGTCATGA
- a CDS encoding amidase family protein, translated as MSATQSISRSTRRVCAVSAIAVACATTLAAVPAASTVTEPAEGVFLAPYYTELDLTADRQVTTADLDVVAGALGSAVGEEAFVAEADVNEDGEITVADLAEVSSRMIYDDGPFELIEADVIAMQSAMNAGVTTSVELTEDYLARIAAYDRVLVDTSEGGRELNSVIATSDVALEAAAQADAIRAEQGMTSMLLGVPVGLKDNYNTADMPTTGGAGAWEANQTETDATMVEGLREDGAIILAKLSLDEFAYGFNSQFSAGQPAGETLYVASPYNTAYTAGGSSGGTGAAIAANLVGIGFGTDTGGSIRVPSSYNQLVGVRPTVGLASRSGIIPLALSQDTGGPMARSVTDAAVALDAVVGVDEADPITSTQAGQVPESYTAYLDEGSLEGARIGYVPSMLGDNPTTLRLWEEAKATFEAQGATVVELTEPDGFADVLGEGSGSTNEFRHDLEEYVEDFLAPEVEARTITEIIETGMFVTSRQGTYERRAAVTEEEYEAWAGPEGSHTLQLAAGKVLVHQMLADADLDALVYPSGNTYGTQGRNLRLSPNTGMPSVTVPMGQAIEADGTITGAGVNLEFLGADFSEGELFGLTYAFEQATQARTTPELYPALD; from the coding sequence ATGAGCGCCACCCAGAGCATCTCCCGCAGCACGCGGCGCGTCTGCGCGGTCTCGGCCATCGCCGTCGCGTGCGCCACCACCCTTGCGGCCGTCCCGGCGGCCTCCACCGTGACCGAGCCGGCCGAGGGCGTCTTCCTGGCGCCGTACTACACCGAACTCGACCTCACGGCTGATCGCCAGGTCACCACCGCCGATCTGGACGTGGTGGCCGGGGCCCTCGGCTCCGCCGTCGGCGAGGAGGCCTTCGTGGCCGAGGCCGATGTGAACGAGGACGGCGAGATCACCGTGGCCGACCTCGCGGAGGTCTCCTCTCGGATGATCTACGACGACGGTCCCTTCGAGCTCATCGAGGCCGACGTGATCGCCATGCAGTCCGCGATGAACGCCGGCGTCACGACGTCGGTGGAACTCACCGAGGACTACCTCGCCCGCATCGCCGCCTACGACCGCGTGCTCGTGGACACCAGCGAGGGCGGGCGCGAGCTCAACTCGGTGATCGCCACCTCCGATGTGGCGCTCGAGGCCGCGGCTCAGGCGGACGCCATCCGCGCCGAGCAGGGCATGACCAGCATGCTGCTGGGAGTGCCCGTGGGGCTGAAGGACAACTACAACACCGCCGACATGCCCACCACTGGCGGCGCCGGCGCGTGGGAGGCCAACCAGACCGAGACCGACGCCACGATGGTGGAGGGGCTGCGGGAAGATGGCGCGATCATCCTGGCGAAGCTGAGCCTGGACGAGTTCGCCTACGGCTTCAACTCCCAGTTCTCCGCCGGGCAGCCGGCGGGGGAGACGCTGTACGTGGCCAGCCCGTACAACACCGCCTACACCGCGGGCGGCTCCAGCGGCGGCACCGGTGCGGCGATCGCGGCGAACCTCGTCGGGATTGGGTTCGGCACGGACACCGGGGGTTCGATCCGCGTGCCCTCCTCCTACAACCAGCTCGTCGGGGTGCGCCCCACGGTGGGCCTGGCGAGCCGCTCCGGGATCATCCCGCTGGCGCTCTCGCAGGACACCGGCGGCCCGATGGCGCGGTCGGTGACCGATGCCGCCGTGGCGCTGGATGCCGTGGTCGGGGTGGACGAGGCCGACCCGATCACCTCCACCCAGGCCGGCCAGGTGCCGGAGTCCTACACCGCCTACCTCGACGAGGGTTCCCTGGAGGGCGCCCGGATCGGCTACGTCCCCTCGATGCTCGGGGACAACCCGACCACGCTGCGGCTGTGGGAGGAGGCCAAGGCCACCTTCGAGGCTCAGGGCGCGACAGTCGTGGAGCTGACGGAGCCGGACGGGTTCGCCGATGTGCTCGGCGAGGGCTCGGGGAGCACCAACGAGTTCCGCCACGACCTGGAGGAGTACGTGGAGGACTTCTTGGCTCCCGAGGTCGAGGCCCGCACGATCACCGAGATAATCGAGACCGGGATGTTCGTCACCTCCCGTCAGGGCACCTACGAGCGGCGCGCCGCCGTGACCGAGGAGGAGTACGAGGCCTGGGCCGGGCCGGAGGGCAGCCACACGCTGCAGCTGGCCGCGGGCAAGGTGCTGGTGCACCAGATGCTGGCCGACGCCGATCTGGACGCCCTGGTCTACCCCTCCGGCAACACCTACGGCACCCAGGGGCGCAACCTGCGGCTGAGCCCGAACACCGGGATGCCCTCGGTCACGGTCCCGATGGGTCAGGCGATCGAGGCCGACGGCACGATCACCGGCGCCGGGGTGAACCTGGAGTTCCTCGGGGCGGACTTCTCCGAGGGTGAACTCTTCGGGCTGACCTATGCGTTCGAGCAGGCCACCCAGGCCCGCACCACGCCGGAGCTGTACCCGGCGCTGGACTGA